In Paenibacillus protaetiae, the genomic stretch CTTCGCTTCAGCCAGTCGGGGAAGCCGTAGGCGTGTTAAAGCATTATTTCATTTATTTAACGCCATTAATGTTCTTGCTGGCTATCGTGTTATCCGTCTTTTATTCGCGTATCATCGCCCGTCCGCTTGTCCAGCTTAACCGTTTGGCATCGAGGCTTGCCAAGCTGGATTTTACAGCCCAGCCGGTGATAAAGACGAAGGACGAATTTGGACAGCTGTCGCAGACGCTGATGGAGATGTCCCGCAGCCTGGATGCAGCCATGCAAACGCTGACTGCCGCCAACGAACAGCTAGCGGAAGATATGAGAGAAAAACAGCGGTCGGAAGCGCTCCGAAAAGAGCTGATTGCCAATCTTTCGCATGAGCTGAAGACGCCGCTGGGCATCGTGAAAGGTTTTGCCGAAGGGCTGCAGGACGGAATTGCCGGCGAGAAAAAAGAACTGTACCTCGCTTTGATCGTGAGCGAAACTGACCGGATGAATGCAATGATTATGGATATGCTGGAATTGTCCAAGTATGAAGCAAAAGCCATCCAGCTGCAGACCGGCACTTTCCCGATCTCCGGGCTCATACGCAGCACGCTGGAATTGTTTACGCCTCTGCTGGAGAGCAAGAAGCTTACGGCAGTATTTCCGGAACAGGAACAGCTTGTTGTGGAAGCCGATGCCAAACGGATTGAGCAGGTGTTGTCCAATTTGTTCAGCAACGCGATCCGTTATGCGGTCCAAGGCAGCGCGATTACAATAGAAGCGAAACGAACTGCGGAAGGAACGGTTGCCGTTTCGGTCGAAAATACCGGCCCATCCATCGCAGAGGCGGATTTGCCGCGAGTATGGGAACCTTTCTACCGGGCAGACCGTTCCAGAGACCGCCAAACAGGCGGAACGGGCCTTGGGCTGGCCATCGTCAAGCATATTTTGGAGCTGCACGGCAGCGAATACGATGCAGCGAATACGGATCATGGCGTTACTTTTTCATTTACACTTAAAGAAAGCAGGGGAGATCCAGATGAATAAAGTCAAAAAAGGGTTGTGGGTGGCTGCTGCATGCTGCGCGCTGCTCCTTATCAGCGCATGCGGGGCAGCGAACGAAGGGAAATCCGGGAATGCCGGAGCTTCTCCGGCAGAGACCAGCCAGACGCAGGAGGGCAGCGGCAGCACAGCTTCCGCTAACCCGGACGATACGGCGGAAGGCCAAGCTGCTTCAGGCGGTACGGAGGCATCTGCCGCTCCGGAAGATGACGCTGCTTCAGCCGCACCATCCGGCACAAGCAGTGAAATATTGATCATTATCGACCAAACGCCTAAGCCGATTGAAGGGAACAGCTTTGATTTTACAGTCAATAAGCGGCCGGACGGGTATGCCTTGTCGGAAATGCAATGGATATCGGAGACAACCACAATCGTAAATACGACCGCTGAAGCTGTTCAGCACGGGCAAAATGGCGAAGACGGCTTTTATATTAGCGGCGACGGGCAGTTTACCGGCTTTTTTTATCCCGATTCCATGAAGGGCGAAAAGGGAGAGGTCGTATTTGTATTCAAAAACAGCGATAATCAGGAGCTTACCTGGAAAAAAACGATCACATTAATGTAACGGAAAGTCCCCTTGCCGGCGGGTGCAGCCGCTGTGCAGGGGGGATTTTTTGTGCGCGAAGGTTTATTCCGGTATAAGATTCAGCTATCGCGAGAATGGAGAATGCGAGGTTATTCCGCCAGGGTATCCCGGTATAGAGCGGTGCAGAAGGTATCTTTTTCCTTTGGAACGGATGCGGTACAATAGGGGTATTACTTGACTTATTCATTTGCGTAGGGCACCCACAGAAGAGGGGGATGAAAGCTATGAGTATTGCACGTACGCCTGAACCGCCGTATTATGCGGTTATTTTCACATCGCAGCTGTCGGAGGGAGACCACATCGGATACGAAGCAATGGGCGACAAAATGGTGGAGCTGGCTGCAGAGCAGGAAGGTTTCCTTGGCGTGGAAAGTACCCGCGGTACGGACGGACTTGGCATCACCGTTTCCTATTGGGCTTCGCTGGAAGCGATTCAGGCGTGGAAAAACCACGCCTTGCACCGTGTTGCACAGGAAAAAGGCAAGTCAACCTGGTATAACCAATTTGGCCTGCGGGTTGCAAAGGTTGAACGCGAAAACTTTATGGGGTTATAAATCGGACTGGAACCGGCAAGTGAATGCTTGACCGGTTTTTTTTGTTACATTCATGGCTATGTCATCTTGCTACTGCCAGCTTATGACGTTGTGACATGAACAAGGAGGTTCTGATGAGATGAAGGTGAAACAGGTAAGGGAGGCGGCAGCGGATTGGGTACGGAGCCGCGGCAGCGGGCTTGAACAGTACTGCGGTGCTTACATCAGCGGGTCGACGGTAGGGCTGCCAGATGATGCCGATATGCCGATCGGCTCGGATATTGACGTTATGGTTGTGCTGAACCGGGACAATCTTCCGATGAAGCCGGGCAAGCTGCTGCATCAGGGCGTCCTTGTTGAAATTTCTTTTTTAGCTTTGCAGCAGCTTTCCTCCCCTGAAGCCGTGTTGTCTTCTTATCATTTGGCCGGCGGATTGCGGACAGACACGATTATTGATGATCCTACTGGCTATTTGCGGAAGCTGCAGAGCGAGGTTTCCCGGCATTTTGCACAAAAAAAGTGGGTACGCGCACGCTGTGAGCATGTTCTCCAGTCCATTCAGAACGGGCTGAGCTCTATTCCGCCGGCCGGGCCTTGGCATGCCCCAATAACGTCGTGGCTGTTTCCTACAGGCATTACGACACATGTCATCCTGGTTGCAGCGCTTCGCAATCCAACCGTACGGCTGCGTTATTTGGCGGCTTCCCGGGTTCTTGCTGCCGATAATCGTATGGCGCTTTACGAGAAGCTGCTGCGCTTGCTGGGGTGTGAGACTATAAGCGCGCAGCGTGTGGAACAGCATTTGCAGCAGCTGGAGCGGACTTTTGATACAGCAGCTGCTGCTGCCAGAACGCTGCTGCCGTTCAGCTCCGACATCACCGCAGCGGCAAAACCAATTATCATCGACGGCAGCCGCGTGCTGATCAAGCAGGGGAATCACAGAGAAGCTGTATTTTGGATGATGGCTACGTTTGCCAGATGCCATCATATTTTTACGGTGGACCAGCCGGAGCTGCTGCCCGTCTACGAG encodes the following:
- a CDS encoding antibiotic biosynthesis monooxygenase family protein; translation: MSIARTPEPPYYAVIFTSQLSEGDHIGYEAMGDKMVELAAEQEGFLGVESTRGTDGLGITVSYWASLEAIQAWKNHALHRVAQEKGKSTWYNQFGLRVAKVERENFMGL
- a CDS encoding sensor histidine kinase, whose amino-acid sequence is MRTNRVVFKLFVITALLIAAAFTIVLLAQGLFFERFYRSSKLHALERSMKHLAQEAAAADHDQQMSKLLGTFMNSNDAGAALLNHNLERIVINPYYVAVQAGGKLITVLISPKGMKMDAVPHGIHAGDSITVDGIYMDEADTVLHPVIFQPHSKAPEQGLVRVSGLVAEALLPEQRSSNPYYEDALLDDALQESIRNSNPDLSRMPTSRTLVREWTDEWSGFRYAVLLQPVPDASHAENSRYLLVMASLQPVGEAVGVLKHYFIYLTPLMFLLAIVLSVFYSRIIARPLVQLNRLASRLAKLDFTAQPVIKTKDEFGQLSQTLMEMSRSLDAAMQTLTAANEQLAEDMREKQRSEALRKELIANLSHELKTPLGIVKGFAEGLQDGIAGEKKELYLALIVSETDRMNAMIMDMLELSKYEAKAIQLQTGTFPISGLIRSTLELFTPLLESKKLTAVFPEQEQLVVEADAKRIEQVLSNLFSNAIRYAVQGSAITIEAKRTAEGTVAVSVENTGPSIAEADLPRVWEPFYRADRSRDRQTGGTGLGLAIVKHILELHGSEYDAANTDHGVTFSFTLKESRGDPDE